CCGATCACCATGCCGGTGCCGGCCGATCCCTCGGTGACCGACAACATGGCCTCCACGATGGCCACGCCACGGATCTGGTCGCCGCTCGCGTCGGTCTGCTCGGCCGACGGGGCAGTGGGGCGCACCGTGGCACCCGGATCGTTCGGCGAGGCGTTCGGCATGAAGGGCGTGTAGTTGCCCCAGCTGGCGGCACCGCTTGCCGGCGGGGCCAGGCCCGGCATGGTCGGACGCAGCAGCACACCGATCGAGCCGAACAGGGCGCCGGTGAACACCACCAGGGCCAGGCCGATTACCAACAACAGTGGCCCGCGACGCCGTCGGGGCGGCTGCGGGGCCGGCCCCCAACCACCACCCCAGCTGCTCTGGCCGGGGCCCGGCGGCGGTGGCGTCCACCCGCCCCCGAAGCTGGCCTGCCCCTGCTGTACCGGGTAGCCGCCCCAGGGCTGCTGGCCCGGCGCGGGCGGTGGATAGTCGCCGGGAATGAAGAAGGGTGCCGTCGGTACCTGCGTGTTCGGTGCTGGGTTGTCGGGTGCTGGGCCGTTCGGTGTGGGACTGTCCGGTGTTGGGTCGTTCAGCGCTTGCCCGTCCGACACCTGGGCATGCGGCACGGGGCGGTAAGAGCGCGCCCAGGGGCTGGGTGCATCGGGGCCGGGCATGGCAGCCCACGGATCCGGGTCGCCATGGGTAGGGTCCGTCGCGCTGCGGATGGGTCCAGCGTGGTTTCGGGCGGCGTCGTCCCGGCGGGGCTGGTGCGGGTGGGGTCCGTACTGGTCGCTCATCTGGGATGCTCTCCTCGCCGTTGACGGGAACTTGGGGGATTGCACCGGTCGGCCTCGCCAATTATGCCCCAGCCTCCTGACAGTTCCCGGAGCCCCGCTGTGGCGCATATGGGACAGCGTGCGAGTGATCACGGCGTGATCCCACGGGGTAACGGTGGCACCGGTGCAACAAGGGAACCCCGGTGTCGCGAGCGGTGCGGACATCCCGTAGCGTGTGGTTCCACCACCCCGCGATGTACGACGAGACACACACTGTTATCGTCTGTATGTGCGCTTGTCAGGACTAATCTGACGGCACGAGGGAAACGGCGATCGTCACGATCGGCGGGAGGTGCGAAAAACAGACTCAGCGTCGAGCCGAGGCGACAGCCGTTCGCACCTCAGCAACACAGTCGGTCAAGCAGCACAGACACCACAGCAGCACACAAACGGGGCCCCCCACGAAGCGCAGCATTCACCCGGTGGATGGCGCGTCGACCCATCACCATCAGTCAGCCATTGAGCAGACGCGTCTATTGGGCGGCGGTCTACCGGAGTGAAAGAAGAACAGTGTTTGCGTCACTGAAAGAGGAGAAGCGTGCGGCCGACCTGAGCCGTGCGCGCCGGTCTTCCTGCTGGTCATCATCTCGATGGGCAGCTCGATCATCTACACGCCGGCCTACCTGAAGTTCGTCTTCTACAACGAGCTGATGGCGGCCCTGCACATCACCAACGAACAGGTTGGCACGCTGCTCTCGGCCTACGCCATCACGGCGACCATCTGTTACCTGCCCTCGGGCATCGTGGCCGACAAGGTGCGCGCCCGCACGCTGTCGTGGGTGGGCTTCGCGCTCACCGCCTTGCTCACCTTCGTCTATGCGACGCTGCCGTCGTACAACACGCTGATGTTCGTGTTCGTGGGCATGGGCCTCACCACGATCCTCATCTGGTGGGGCATCCGCTTCAAGGTGATCCGCCTGATCTCCGGTGAGGGCGAGTACTCGCGCAATATCGGCCTGTCCTACGGCCTGTACGGCGCAGCCGGCCTGGTGGTCGGCCTGGTGAACACCTTCATCGTGACCAAGCTCGCCGCCAGCCCCGAGGTGGGCATGCGCGTGCTGATCATCTTCCTGGGCATCCTCATCGCCGTGCTCGCCGTGCTGTCGTTCCTCTTCATCCCGCGCTTCGCGGGTGAGATCGGCGGCGACGGAACCGGCTTCAGCTTCAAGGGCGTCGGCAAGGCCCTCACCATGCCGGTGGTCTGGCTGAGCTCGGCCTGCATGTTCTTCGTGTACTTCTACTACACCGGCGTCACCTACACCACGCCCTACCTGAAAGGCGCGCTCGGCGCCTCGGCCAAGCTGGTGCTGCTCATCGGCACCATCCGCACCTACGGCATCACCCTGTTCTCCGGCCCGGTATTCGGTGCCATCGCCTCCAAGGTGGGCTCGCCCTCCCGCGTGATCACCGTCGGCTCGGTGCTCGCAGCCGTCGTGCTCCTCGGCTTCGTCTTCCTGCCGCAGAAGCCGGCCATCGCCGTGCTCGCCGCAGTGCTGGTGATCTTCCTGGGCTTCGTCGCCAACGGCGTCTTCGGCATCGTCTCGGGTCAGCTCACCGAGGGCAAGGTGCCCCTGGAGGTCTTCGGTACCGCCTCGGGCCTGCTGTCAGTGGTCGGGTTCCTGCCTGATACCTTCTCGAGCACTTGGTTCGGAAAGCTGATGGACCAGAAGGGCAATGCCGCCTACGACGACATCTTCATCATCCTGGCCATCTCGGCGCTCATTGCTGGCGCCATCGCCGTGGTGCTGCTCTGGTACGTCAAGAAGCACAAGGCCGACGAGCCCCTTGACGAGGCAGTCGCCGACGCCGGCATCGTGGAGGCATGAGGCCAACATGGCGGAAAAGCTGAACGTCCCCGGCCTGTGGAGTGCCGAGATGGGGTAGGTGATCGCCAAGCAGAACGAGCTTGCGGGCGACGCCTTCGCCACCGACGTCACGCCGGCCCAGATGCGTGAGAACTACGACACCGAACGCGCCTTCTGGAACGAGGGCGGCCCGCAGATGGCCCGGACCACCGATCGTGAGGTGGCCACGGCCTATGGCGCGGTGTCGGTGCGTCAGTACCGTCCCGCCGGGCCGGCACCGCAAGACACCCTGCCGGTGATCGTCTTCATCCACGGCGGCGGCTGGGTGGTGGGCAATCCGACCACCCACGACCGCATCACGCGCATCCTGGCCGACTCGACCAAGGCCTGCGTGGTGAGCGTGGACTACACGCTGTCGCCGGAGGCGAAGTATCCCCGGGCACTCAACGAGTGCGTCGTCGGGTGCGTGCCCTGGTGGACGCACCCGACGAATGGGGCATCGACGCCGACGACATCTCGCTGGCCGGCGACTCGGGTGGGGTCAGCCTGGCCTTCGGCGTGGCGCTGCACCTGCGCGACGAGGAGAAGCTGGCCGACCGGTTGCGCTGCATGCTGCTGTACTACGGCATCTACGGACTCACCGATTCCGCATCACGCCGCCTGCTTGGTGGCCCCTGGGACGGACTGGGCGACGACGACCTGCAGTACTACTACGACGCCTACTTCGGCTCGCCCGAGGACGTGTCCTCGCCCTGGTTCAACGTCGTGGGCGCCGACCTGGGCCATGGCGTCCCGCCCTGCTACGTGGCCGCGGCGGCGCTCGACCCGCTGCGCGATGATTCCCGCACCCTGGCGGCCCAACTCGCACTGGCGGGCGTGACCAACCAGTACGAGGAATTCGCCGGGGTGATCCACGGGTTCGCCCACCACACCCGCATGCTGTCAGCCGCCCGCCGGCTGCTGGCGCATTCGGCGCAGTTCTTCACCGAGCAGGGACCGGATCGCTCCCGTGACCCCGAACCCGCCCGACCCTGAGCCGAACCGTCCGACGTCGCCGGCACGCCGACCCGACCCCCCCGCGGGACGCAGTCGGCAACGGTGCGGTCGACGTCAGCCCAACCCACACAGCCAAGCCAACGAAACAACCACAGAAAAGGGAAAGACAATGGATTTCTCATTGACCGAAGACCAGCAGCTCATGGTGGACGGCTTCACCGAGCTGATGAACAGTGAGGCATGGGAGAAGTACTTCCACGAGTGTGACGAGAACTCGGAGTATCCCGAGCGCTGGGTCAAGGCGATCTGCGACCTCGGCTTCGACCGCATCCTGCTGCCCGAGGAATACGACGGCCTGGGCCTGGGCTGGCAGACGTTGGCCGCCGCCTATGAGGCACTCGGCCGCGCCGGTGGCCCCACCTACGTGCTCTACCAGCTGCCCGGCTGGGACAGGGTGATCCGCGAGGGCACCGAGGAGCAGAAGAAGGACATCCTCAAGTTCGTCGGCAGTGGCAAGCAGATGCTCAACTACGCCATGACCGAGCCCAGCGCCGGGTCGAGCTGGGACGACATGTCCACCACCTACAGCCGCAAGGGCGGCAAGGTGTACCTCAACGGACACAAGACCTTCATCACCTCATCCATGAAGGTGCCCTACCTCGTGGTGATGGCCCGCGACGCCGACAACATGGGCACCTACACCGAGTGGTTCGTCGACATGAGCCTGCCGGGCATCACCAAGGAGCCCCTGCACAAGCTCGGCCTGCGCATGGATTCGTGCGCCGACATCTACTTCGACAACGTCGAACTGCGCGAGGAGGACCTGTTCGGCACCGAGGGCAATGGCTTCAAGCGCGGCGTGAAGGACTTCGACCTGGAGCGCTTCGAGGTGGCCCTGACCAACTACGGCACCGCCTACTGCGCCTTCGAGGACGCCGCCAAGTACGCCAACCAGCGCGTGCAGGGCGGCGAGGCGATTGCCCGCAAGCAGCTCATCCAGCTGAAGTTCGCCGACATGAAGGTGGACCTCACCAATATGCGCAACATGCTCTACGAGATCGCCTGGAAGGCCGACAACGACCAGCTCGGCCGCGGCGACTGCTCCATGGCCAAGTACTACTGCTCGCATGCCTCGGCCCGCGTGGTCGACAACGCGCTGCAGACCCTGGCCGGCGTGGGCGTCACCGGCGAACACCGCGTGCAGCGCTTCTACCGCGACCTTCGCGTGGACCGCGTCTCCGGTGGCACCGACGAGATGATGATCCTCGCCGCCGGCCGTGGTGCATTGCGCGATTACCGCAGCTGAGCCGGAACCCCCGGCCCCAGCTTGACCAGAGCGTGAATTGACCAAAGCGTCACATGGAAGGAATGAACGAAATGTCATTGCCAACGCAAAAGCCGTCATTCGGAGTGCTCGACGGTCTCAAGGTCATCTATTCCGCCGTGGAGATCGCAGTGCCGACGGCCTGCGAGATCATGTCGGAGTGGGGTGCTGACGTCACCTGGATCGAGAACACCCACACCGGTGACTCGGTGCGCGACACCACCTATGTCAAGGAGATGGAGCGCCGCAACCAGCGTTCCCTGTCGATGAACCCCTTCTCCGACGAGGGCAAGGAGATCCTGTTCAAGATCATCGAGGACGCCGACGTCTTCGTGGAATCGTCGAAGGGCCCGGCCTGGGCACGCAAGGGCATCACCGACGAGATGCTGTGGGAACGCAATCCCAAGCTCGTCATCGTGCATGTCTCCGGCTTCGGCCACACGGGCGATCCCGTGCGGGTGAACTCGGCTGCCTATGACCTCACCGTGCAGGACTACGCGGGCTACGTCTACCAGAACGGCACGCCCGACTAGCCGATGACGGCAGCGCCCTACACCGGCGACTACTTCAACTCGTTGATGGTCGTCAGCTCCGCGCTGGCAGCCGTCTTCCGGGCGCAGAAGACCGGCAAGGGCGAGTCCATCGACCTGGCCATGTACGAGACCATGCTGCGGATGGGCGCGTACTACATGATCGATTACCTCAATGCCGGCATCGAGTACCCGCGCGCCGGCGGCAGGAACCAGAACCTGTGCGCCATCGGGCAGTACAAGTGCCGCAACGGCGTGATCGGCCTGTGCGTCTACGGCGTTCCCCAGAACAAGTACCTGCTCGAGGCAATCGGGCTGGGCGAGCTGTGGGGCACCGAGGACTATCCGGAGGACACCTCGGCCCTGTGGCTGTCGTCGCCCAAGGCGGAACTCATCGAGTCGAAGCTCGAGGAGTACCTGCTGGCCCGCGACGTGGAGGACGTGGAGGCCGACTTCACCGCCCACAAGCTGGCGGCGCAGAAGTGCCTCAGCTTCGAGGACATCCTGGCCGAGAAGCACGTGCAGGAGCGCGGCAACTTCATCGAATGGCAGAACGCAGAGGGCCAGGACGTGAAGGGCCTCAACACGGTGCCGGTGTTCAAGAACCGTCCCGGCCAGTTCTGGCGTCCGCTGCCCCCGCTGGGCTACGACACCGCCGACCTGCTCGCCAAGGCCGGCTTCAGCCCGGCCGACATCGAGCGCTTCAAGGCGTCGGGCAAGGTGCGCTTCGGCGACCAGGACGAGAGCTGAACCAGGCCCTTGCGGGCAGGAGAGATGACGATGTGGGATGCCGCGGAAGCCGGCGAGGAGCTGTCGCTGGGAGCCATCTGGGACCACCAGGTGCGCTCCCGGCGCACGGCCGAGTTCCTCGTGTTCGGTGACCCTGACACCGGGCAGGTGCGCACATACAGCTACGGCGAATTCGACGCCTGGGTGAACCAGGTGGCCCATGTGCTGACCGACGCCGGCGTCGGCCAGCGCACCCGGGTTGCCGTGCACCTGTACAACTCCCCGGAGTTCATCGCCTGCCTGCTGGCTCTGGCCAAGATCGGCGGCGTGCTGGTGCCGATCAGCCCGGCCTATTCGCGGGTGGAGTGCGCCGACATCGTGGCGCGTACCACCCCGCTGGTGCTGGTCACCGAACCGGAGCTGCTGGCGATCCATGGCGACGAGCAACTCGCCGCCATCGGCACCGTGCTGTCGCTGGGGGGCAACCCGGAACACAAGCCCGGCCGGGTGCTCGACTTCACCACCACGGTGGGGGAGGCGTCACCCGAGCCCGGCGTGCATCCGGCGCTGGACGGGTCGGACCTGCTGGAGGTGATGTTCACCTCGGGCACCACCGCCAGGCCCAAGGGCGTGATGCTCACCCACGCGAACTTCGTGTTCTCGGGGCTGTTCGTCAACTGGCAGCTCGCCATGGGCCAGGACGACCGGTTCTACTCGTCGATGGTGGGCACGCACGTGAACCTGCAGCTGTCGGCGCTGGCCCCGGTGATCACCGCCGGCGCCACGATGATCTTCGAGAAGCGCTATTCGGCCACCCGGGCCTGGGCCCAGGTGCGGCGCCATCGGGCGACGCTGATCCAGTCGATGGCGATGATGGTGCGCACGATGATGGCCCAGCCGGTGGCGCCCGACGAGCGTGACCACCAGGTGCGCCTGGTGCACTACTTCCTGCCGATCACCGACGACGAGAAGGCCGCCTTCGAACACCGCTTCGGGGTGCGCCTGCTCAACAACTACGGGTCGTCGGAGAGCCTGGTGGGGGTGCTCACCGAGCGTCCCTTCGGGCCGACGCGGTGGCCCTCGGTGGGTCGGGTCGGCCTGGGCTACCGGGTGCGGGTGGCCAGCGACGCCGGACATCCGATGCCGGTGGGCGAGGTCGGCGAGATCCAGGTGCGCGGCATACCGGGCGTCAGCCTGATGGCCGGCTACTGGCGCGATCCGGCACGCACCGACGCCTGCTTCACCGACGACGGCTGGATGCACACCAGCGACTGCGGACGCATGGACGCCGACGGCTGGTTCTACTTCGTCGACCGCAACGTGGACGTGATCAAGAGGGCCGGTGAGACCATCTCGTCGGCCGAGGTGGAGGACGCGTTGCTGCACCAGCCCGGCGTGGTGGACGCCGCAGTGGTCGGCGTGCCCGACCCCATCAAGGACGAGGCCATCGAGGCCTTTGTGGTGCCGGCGCTCGGCGTGAAGCTCGATGTTGAGCAGATTCGCAAGCGCTGCGCCGAACGATTGGCGTACTTCAAGGTGCCCGAAGCCATTCACGTGAGCTCCGAGCTGCCTCGGGGGAATTACGGAAAGATCCGCAAGGACCTCTTGCGGAAGGAATTAATGACGGCAAAGGGAAGGTCATTATGAACAGGATCAAGACAGAAATGGTGGGCCAGACGTTCGGCCCATTCGTCCGCGAATACAACTTCCGCGACCTCGAGCTGTTCGCACTGGGTTGCGGCGCCGGTATCGACGGCAAGGACGGCCTGGAATACATCAATGAGCACGACCCGCTGAACCGCAGCCTCAAGGTGCTGCCGATGTTCGGTGCGATGCTCATCGTCGACTCCGAAGTCACCCGCACCATCGACTACGGCTACAACTACGCCGGCTCGCTGCACTGGGGCTTCGACATCAAGTACCACCAGCCGATCACCAAGATGGCCGACACCATCAGCACCAAGGTGAAGTTGGCCGGCCTCTACGACCGCGGCGAGGGCAAGGGCCTGCTGGCCCAGCACATCGGCGACAGCTACGACGCCGAGGGCAACCTGCTGTTCACCAACGAGTCGTGGGACGCGTTGATCTACGACGGTGGCTGGGGCGGCCCCAAGCCCCCCAAGGACCTGGTGGACATGCCCGACCGGGCACCTGACGCCGAGGTCACCGAGCGCATCCCCGAGAACCAGGCGCTCATCTACCGCCTGTCGGGCGACTACCACCCGCAGCACATCGACTGGGAGTACGCCGCCAAGAACGGCGAGCCCCGCCCGATCCTGCACGCCATCAGCTATGCGGGCGTCGTGATGCGCCATGCCATCAACACCTTCGTGCCCGGCGAGCCCGAGCGCATCACCCGCTTCAAGACGCGCATCACCTCCCCGGTGCTGCCCGGCTCCACCCTGCGCACGCAGATGTGGAAGGTCGGCGAGGGCGAGCTGCGCTTCCGCCTGGTGGACGACGACGTCGACACGACCGGCGCCAAGCCGCACCTCAACTGGGGAATCATCGAATACAAGTGAGGCACGAGCCCGGCTGGGCCCACCACCACGGTGGGTCCACCACCCGGAACCAGCATTCCGGGTGAGCCCTGTGGCTTCGGTGGTTGCCGGCCTGTCCCGGGCCGGCAACTCGCCGTGTACGCAGGGACCGCACACCATCAGCGCAGCCAACCGACGGGAACCGATCATCGAAGAACAGGGCACCACGACAGCACGAAGGAGGGCGGAACAATGCCACAGCAACCAGTGTCGCAACAGCTGACGTCGCAACAACCAGTGAGCCTGGAGGACGTCGGCATGAGCCGTGCCCTGCGCAAGGTGGTGGTGTTCTCCAGCGGAGGGCCCTTCCTGGAGGGCTATGTGCTGGGCATCATCGGCGTCGCGCTGGTGCACATGGGTCCCGACCTGGGCATCAACGAGCACTGGAGCGGACTGCTCGGTGCCGCCGCGCTGGTGGGCGTCTTCGTCGGCGCCATCGCCGGCAGCTGGGTGACCGACCTCATCGGACGTCGCAAGATGTTCGTGATCGACCTGATCCTCATCGGCGTGCTGTCGCTGCTGTGCATGGTCGTGTCGACGCCGGGGCAGCTGTTCGTGCTGCGGCTGGCGATCGGCGTGGTGATCGGGGCCGACTATCCCATCGCCACCTCGATGATCGCCGAGTTCACCCCGCGCAAATACCGGGCCATGGCCATGGGTGCGATCGCGGCCGTGTGGTACCTGGGCGCCAACGTCGCCTATGTGGTCGGCTACCTGTTCGACAACGTCACCCGCGGCTGGACCTGGATGCTCGGCAGCTCGGTGATCCCGTGCGTCATCATCCTCATCGGACGCTGGTCGGTGCCCGAATCGCCGCGCTGGCTCTACAGCAAGGGACGCACCGAGGAGGCCGCCGAGGTGGTGCGCGGCCTCTACGGGCAGGACGTGGAACTGGGCCTGCAACCCGAACCCACCCGCACCAAGTTCTCCAAGGTGTTCAGCCGCCCCTACCTGTGGCGGGTGCTGTTCGTCGGCGTCATCTGGCTGTGCCAGGCCATCCCGATGTTCGCCATGTACACCTACGGACCCCAGATCTCCAACGCCTTCCGCCTGGGCGAGGGACGCAACGCCCTGCTCGGCGAGATGGTGGTGGGCACCTTTTTCCTCATCGGCACCATCCCGGCGATGTTCCTGGCCGAATCGCTGGGGCGACGCAAGCTGGTGATCGGATCGTCCCGTGATGACGGTGGCACTGGCCGTGCTGGGTGCGATCCCGGCACCCAGCACCCTGGTGATCCTGATCTGCTTCGCGCTGTACGCCCTGTTCTCCGGCGGGCCGGGCAACCTGCAGTGGCTGTACCCCAATGAGCTGTTCCCCACCGACATCCGGGGCTCGGCGATGGGCGTGGCCATGGCCGTCAGCCGCATCGGCACCGTCGTCTCGATCTATATCCTGCCGGGATTCATCGCCCGCCAGGGCATGGGCGCCACCATGATCGCCGGCGCCATCATCTCGGCCGTCGGCTTCGTCGTCTCACTGGTGTGGGCGCCCGAGACGCGCGGCCACGACCTGTCAGAAACCAGCGCACCGCAATTCAAGGGGAGGTAGGGCCTTGTTCACCATCGAGTCAGTCCCGTTCGGCAGCTATCAGGCAAACTGCTATGTGCTCACCAGCGCCGGGCGTGCGCTGGTCGTCGACCCGGGCGCCGAGGCGCCGCTGCTGCTGGCATGGCTTGCCGGCCGCGACGTGGTCGGCGTCGTGCTTACGCACAGCCACTCCGACCACATCGGCGCCGCCAATGAGGTGGCCCGGGCCTTCGGGGTGCCCATCATGTGCGGACGCGCCGACGCCGCCGCGATGGCCGACCCGCACCTCACCGGCTTCGACGGGGAGGGCAGCGACTACGCCGTCACCCGCATAGACCGGGCACTGGACGAGGGCGACCTCATCGAGTTCGGCGACGACACCGTGCAGGTGCTCGAGACACCCGGCCACACGCCGGGCAGCATCTGCCTGTGGTCGTCGGCACAGGGCGTGCTGCTCACCGGCGACACGCTGTTCGCCCAGGGGGTCGGCAGCACCGAGTACCTGCGGGCCGACCCGCGCGCGCTGGTGGCCACGGCCGCCCGCCTCGGCGCACTGGCCGATGACGCCGAGCTGTGGCCCGGCCACGGCGGGCGCACCTACCTGTCGGTGGAACGGGCCCGCAATCCCATGCTGCGCGCAGGGCTGGGCGGGGTCGGGCAGCCGGCATGACACCACAAGATCCTCCGCGGTGGCACCTCTGGTGACCGCGGGACAATTGGACGAGATCAACGCAGGGGTGTGGATTTCGTCCGCCAACTATTGTGAAAGAACCCCTTTATCGTCGTGGCTGTTCAACGTCGGGGCGAATGCAACACAGACATGCAAGTGACACATAACGGAAAGGTTACTGCGATGACGATTGTCGTGGCATACAAATATGCACCGAACCCCCAGGACGCCGAAGTGCGCGGTGACGGCACGGTCGACTGGAGCCGGGCCAAGTCGGCAGTCAGCGAGTACGACCCGGTTGCGGTGCAGCTGGGCCGCGAGCTCGCCGGCGACGCCGAAGTGGTCGGCATCTCGGTGGGTGGCGCCGACGTGGCCAGCTCGATGGCCAAGAAGAAC
The window above is part of the Propionibacterium freudenreichii subsp. freudenreichii genome. Proteins encoded here:
- the caiA gene encoding crotonobetainyl-CoA dehydrogenase; the protein is MDFSLTEDQQLMVDGFTELMNSEAWEKYFHECDENSEYPERWVKAICDLGFDRILLPEEYDGLGLGWQTLAAAYEALGRAGGPTYVLYQLPGWDRVIREGTEEQKKDILKFVGSGKQMLNYAMTEPSAGSSWDDMSTTYSRKGGKVYLNGHKTFITSSMKVPYLVVMARDADNMGTYTEWFVDMSLPGITKEPLHKLGLRMDSCADIYFDNVELREEDLFGTEGNGFKRGVKDFDLERFEVALTNYGTAYCAFEDAAKYANQRVQGGEAIARKQLIQLKFADMKVDLTNMRNMLYEIAWKADNDQLGRGDCSMAKYYCSHASARVVDNALQTLAGVGVTGEHRVQRFYRDLRVDRVSGGTDEMMILAAGRGALRDYRS
- a CDS encoding alpha/beta hydrolase fold domain-containing protein; translated protein: MRRRVRALVDAPDEWGIDADDISLAGDSGGVSLAFGVALHLRDEEKLADRLRCMLLYYGIYGLTDSASRRLLGGPWDGLGDDDLQYYYDAYFGSPEDVSSPWFNVVGADLGHGVPPCYVAAAALDPLRDDSRTLAAQLALAGVTNQYEEFAGVIHGFAHHTRMLSAARRLLAHSAQFFTEQGPDRSRDPEPARP
- a CDS encoding AMP-binding protein, producing MTMWDAAEAGEELSLGAIWDHQVRSRRTAEFLVFGDPDTGQVRTYSYGEFDAWVNQVAHVLTDAGVGQRTRVAVHLYNSPEFIACLLALAKIGGVLVPISPAYSRVECADIVARTTPLVLVTEPELLAIHGDEQLAAIGTVLSLGGNPEHKPGRVLDFTTTVGEASPEPGVHPALDGSDLLEVMFTSGTTARPKGVMLTHANFVFSGLFVNWQLAMGQDDRFYSSMVGTHVNLQLSALAPVITAGATMIFEKRYSATRAWAQVRRHRATLIQSMAMMVRTMMAQPVAPDERDHQVRLVHYFLPITDDEKAAFEHRFGVRLLNNYGSSESLVGVLTERPFGPTRWPSVGRVGLGYRVRVASDAGHPMPVGEVGEIQVRGIPGVSLMAGYWRDPARTDACFTDDGWMHTSDCGRMDADGWFYFVDRNVDVIKRAGETISSAEVEDALLHQPGVVDAAVVGVPDPIKDEAIEAFVVPALGVKLDVEQIRKRCAERLAYFKVPEAIHVSSELPRGNYGKIRKDLLRKELMTAKGRSL
- a CDS encoding S1C family serine protease; translated protein: MSDGQALNDPTPDSPTPNGPAPDNPAPNTQVPTAPFFIPGDYPPPAPGQQPWGGYPVQQGQASFGGGWTPPPPGPGQSSWGGGWGPAPQPPRRRRGPLLLVIGLALVVFTGALFGSIGVLLRPTMPGLAPPASGAASWGNYTPFMPNASPNDPGATVRPTAPSAEQTDASGDQIRGVAIVEAMLSVTEGSAGTGMVIGDSGIVLTNYHVVQGTNGTINVTIASTGSTYSAKVLGHDKANDVALLSLNGASGLPTVKIDADGVRAGDQVTSVGNTDGRRKIMAAPGEVLSTNESILTRDEGSTATNQLSGVYETSSRAMHGDSGGPTYDSQTEVIGLTTAGSADDGSQFATAYVVPIARALDIANKISRNEPSGTVQMGP
- a CDS encoding MFS transporter, with protein sequence MILICFALYALFSGGPGNLQWLYPNELFPTDIRGSAMGVAMAVSRIGTVVSIYILPGFIARQGMGATMIAGAIISAVGFVVSLVWAPETRGHDLSETSAPQFKGR
- a CDS encoding MBL fold metallo-hydrolase, with amino-acid sequence MFTIESVPFGSYQANCYVLTSAGRALVVDPGAEAPLLLAWLAGRDVVGVVLTHSHSDHIGAANEVARAFGVPIMCGRADAAAMADPHLTGFDGEGSDYAVTRIDRALDEGDLIEFGDDTVQVLETPGHTPGSICLWSSAQGVLLTGDTLFAQGVGSTEYLRADPRALVATAARLGALADDAELWPGHGGRTYLSVERARNPMLRAGLGGVGQPA
- a CDS encoding MaoC/PaaZ C-terminal domain-containing protein: MNRIKTEMVGQTFGPFVREYNFRDLELFALGCGAGIDGKDGLEYINEHDPLNRSLKVLPMFGAMLIVDSEVTRTIDYGYNYAGSLHWGFDIKYHQPITKMADTISTKVKLAGLYDRGEGKGLLAQHIGDSYDAEGNLLFTNESWDALIYDGGWGGPKPPKDLVDMPDRAPDAEVTERIPENQALIYRLSGDYHPQHIDWEYAAKNGEPRPILHAISYAGVVMRHAINTFVPGEPERITRFKTRITSPVLPGSTLRTQMWKVGEGELRFRLVDDDVDTTGAKPHLNWGIIEYK
- a CDS encoding MFS transporter — its product is MPQQPVSQQLTSQQPVSLEDVGMSRALRKVVVFSSGGPFLEGYVLGIIGVALVHMGPDLGINEHWSGLLGAAALVGVFVGAIAGSWVTDLIGRRKMFVIDLILIGVLSLLCMVVSTPGQLFVLRLAIGVVIGADYPIATSMIAEFTPRKYRAMAMGAIAAVWYLGANVAYVVGYLFDNVTRGWTWMLGSSVIPCVIILIGRWSVPESPRWLYSKGRTEEAAEVVRGLYGQDVELGLQPEPTRTKFSKVFSRPYLWRVLFVGVIWLCQAIPMFAMYTYGPQISNAFRLGEGRNALLGEMVVGTFFLIGTIPAMFLAESLGRRKLVIGSSRDDGGTGRAGCDPGTQHPGDPDLLRAVRPVLRRAGQPAVAVPQ
- a CDS encoding MFS transporter; translated protein: MSMGSSIIYTPAYLKFVFYNELMAALHITNEQVGTLLSAYAITATICYLPSGIVADKVRARTLSWVGFALTALLTFVYATLPSYNTLMFVFVGMGLTTILIWWGIRFKVIRLISGEGEYSRNIGLSYGLYGAAGLVVGLVNTFIVTKLAASPEVGMRVLIIFLGILIAVLAVLSFLFIPRFAGEIGGDGTGFSFKGVGKALTMPVVWLSSACMFFVYFYYTGVTYTTPYLKGALGASAKLVLLIGTIRTYGITLFSGPVFGAIASKVGSPSRVITVGSVLAAVVLLGFVFLPQKPAIAVLAAVLVIFLGFVANGVFGIVSGQLTEGKVPLEVFGTASGLLSVVGFLPDTFSSTWFGKLMDQKGNAAYDDIFIILAISALIAGAIAVVLLWYVKKHKADEPLDEAVADAGIVEA